Proteins from a genomic interval of Pseudodesulfovibrio nedwellii:
- a CDS encoding ATP-binding response regulator encodes MSTADQPTVLIVDDNRLNIDLLVDILEDDYKLLVALNGITALELIQDALPDIILLDIMMPEMDGYEVCKRLKSDERTARIPIIFITAKTQTEDEANGLALGAVDYITKPVNPAIVQARIKTHLALYNQNRELEDKVRQRTKELKFSKEKADEASKAKSAFLANISHELRTPLNHIMGLSSLLLEMDEDPEHLELLGPINDGAVHLTDLFDQLLNLTTLESDAVDITFKTFDIKKALSQQAAIFSSYAKKKNLEFEFTIHADIPKTIHGAPIETAQALSNVLLNAFRYTEKGKISLDVRIDPENFAGTASNKIMLRFTISDTGVGIPADRLQSIFKSFEIGERVMTKRLSGSGVGLTISKYLTEKLGGLIRVESTEGEGSTFTISIPFTLMD; translated from the coding sequence ATGAGTACAGCAGACCAACCGACAGTCCTGATTGTCGACGACAACAGACTCAATATCGACCTATTGGTCGACATTCTTGAAGACGACTACAAATTGCTTGTCGCGCTCAACGGAATCACTGCGCTAGAACTTATTCAGGATGCCCTGCCGGACATCATTCTTCTGGATATCATGATGCCGGAAATGGACGGTTATGAGGTCTGCAAAAGACTCAAGAGCGATGAACGTACAGCCAGAATTCCCATCATTTTCATTACAGCTAAGACACAGACGGAAGATGAAGCAAACGGACTGGCTCTTGGGGCTGTAGATTATATCACCAAACCAGTGAATCCGGCCATTGTTCAGGCCAGGATAAAAACACATCTCGCTTTATATAATCAAAATCGGGAACTCGAAGACAAGGTCCGCCAACGCACCAAGGAATTAAAGTTCAGCAAAGAAAAGGCGGACGAAGCAAGCAAAGCAAAATCTGCATTCCTGGCAAATATCAGCCACGAACTGCGTACACCTCTCAACCACATCATGGGATTGTCCAGTCTCCTGCTGGAAATGGACGAGGACCCGGAACATCTGGAACTGCTCGGACCTATCAACGACGGCGCAGTCCACTTGACCGATCTCTTCGATCAACTTTTGAATCTAACTACGCTTGAGTCAGATGCTGTCGACATCACCTTCAAGACATTCGACATAAAAAAGGCTCTTTCCCAGCAGGCTGCTATTTTTTCCTCGTACGCCAAAAAAAAGAATCTTGAATTTGAATTCACGATTCATGCAGATATCCCAAAAACGATTCATGGCGCCCCCATTGAGACCGCTCAGGCTCTCAGCAACGTACTGCTCAACGCCTTTCGATACACGGAAAAAGGGAAGATTTCTTTAGATGTTCGCATCGACCCGGAAAACTTCGCCGGGACAGCATCGAATAAAATCATGCTCAGGTTCACAATTTCAGACACAGGGGTAGGTATTCCGGCAGACCGGCTACAAAGCATTTTTAAATCCTTTGAAATTGGCGAACGTGTCATGACAAAACGACTGAGTGGCTCCGGCGTTGGCCTGACCATCTCCAAATATCTCACCGAAAAACTGGGGGGATTAATTCGTGTCGAAAGCACCGAAGGAGAAGGAAGCACCTTCACCATTTCCATCCCGTTCACGCTCATGGATTGA
- a CDS encoding RluA family pseudouridine synthase: protein MAIEFGLEVLHADKHIVVVNKASGLLSVPGKGEANQDCVVSRVREMYPGCIEQPSVHRLDQDTSGLLVLALTADAHRTLSKQFMDRLVGKRYIALLDGVVEEQGGVIELKFRLDPDNRPYQVYDPVNGKNGITRWRKIGVEDGRTRVEFKPHTGRTHQLRLHSSHEKGLGLPIVGDRLYGTGTGPGQLKLHASTLRFRHPVSKKPMEFITVAPF, encoded by the coding sequence ATGGCGATTGAATTTGGTTTGGAAGTTTTGCATGCAGATAAACATATCGTGGTGGTGAACAAAGCGAGTGGGCTGCTGTCCGTCCCAGGCAAGGGCGAGGCTAATCAGGATTGTGTTGTTTCACGTGTGCGAGAGATGTATCCTGGCTGTATTGAACAGCCGTCCGTCCATCGACTTGATCAAGACACTTCTGGTTTGCTTGTTCTGGCTCTTACTGCCGATGCCCACCGGACGCTTTCCAAACAGTTTATGGACCGACTGGTGGGCAAGCGATACATTGCGCTTCTTGATGGTGTGGTGGAAGAACAGGGTGGGGTCATTGAATTGAAATTTCGTTTGGATCCCGATAATCGACCGTATCAGGTTTATGATCCCGTGAATGGTAAAAATGGTATTACGCGTTGGCGTAAAATTGGTGTGGAAGACGGGCGAACTCGTGTAGAGTTCAAGCCGCATACCGGGCGCACCCATCAGTTACGCCTCCATTCCTCTCATGAAAAAGGACTGGGATTACCGATTGTGGGAGATCGCCTTTACGGTACAGGAACCGGGCCGGGACAACTTAAGCTTCACGCATCCACCCTGCGTTTTAGACATCCGGTCAGTAAAAAGCCCATGGAGTTTATCACTGTCGCGCCTTTCTGA
- a CDS encoding cache domain-containing protein, whose protein sequence is MKIRNKMFVAYACAFLLIFSVVGIVIYALVTNIIQESIESELSRTTEMIQNMVHTTADVSIKNYMRAVAEKNLEEAKQLYRQVRRGRITEQEAKQRARESFLSQTIGTTGRIYCLDSDGIMVVHHKHSLLDVDLSGLPFVKEQIRRKTGYIEYDWKEPFEKKVRPKAVFMAYFEPWDWIISVSSYRDEFIQLINVEDLNKRLFSLGFGKSGYPFVLDYDGKMLLHPYLEGKHYGEYGDPKLSAIARRIVEEKNGHFDYLWKNPGDTELKEKVVYFMDIPEMGWVVASSSYYEDFQAPLEAVKFIFIGALLVGLLFMVPISMGIGSLITRPLNELQIDLARAADGDFSVRMRQFSNDELGILVQYFNTFMEKLEEYSSSREKEIAVRRDAEQKLIAMDRAKTLFLASASHELRTPLTSILGFLKLMEKSFQKQFRSHIETLANGEVQAERFARNLSIVRIEAERLGRLVNDLLDMSKIEAGKMEWRDQTLLVQDIIVRAAESVAGRAEATPKVDFVVRTPESDAAVNVDADRLHQVLINLLDNAFKYTELGSVTLSAVEAEGVSHFSVCDTGRGISEDDREKIFDIFYQAHDVNKRSSQVLGTGLGLAICQQIVEHYGGKLKMIPAESGGSCFIFSIPLSDKEIV, encoded by the coding sequence ATGAAGATTCGTAATAAGATGTTTGTAGCGTATGCCTGCGCTTTTTTGCTCATTTTCAGTGTGGTCGGAATTGTTATTTATGCCTTGGTGACCAATATTATTCAGGAGTCCATTGAGAGTGAGTTGAGTCGTACTACCGAGATGATCCAGAACATGGTGCATACGACAGCCGATGTTTCCATCAAAAATTATATGCGGGCGGTGGCTGAAAAAAATCTCGAAGAGGCGAAACAACTTTACCGCCAAGTGCGGCGTGGGCGGATAACCGAGCAAGAGGCAAAACAGCGTGCCCGAGAAAGTTTTTTGAGTCAGACCATTGGCACGACCGGTCGGATCTACTGCCTCGACAGTGATGGCATTATGGTTGTTCATCACAAACACAGTCTTCTTGACGTGGATTTGTCGGGTCTGCCTTTTGTCAAAGAACAGATACGGCGCAAAACTGGATATATTGAATATGACTGGAAGGAACCTTTTGAAAAAAAGGTGAGGCCCAAAGCTGTGTTTATGGCTTATTTCGAACCGTGGGACTGGATTATCTCAGTGTCGAGTTATCGTGATGAGTTCATTCAGCTGATTAATGTTGAAGATTTGAATAAAAGATTGTTTTCGTTAGGTTTTGGCAAGTCTGGGTACCCTTTTGTTCTTGATTATGACGGTAAAATGCTTCTTCATCCCTATTTGGAAGGGAAGCATTATGGAGAATACGGCGACCCAAAGTTGAGCGCTATAGCCCGTCGTATAGTTGAAGAAAAAAATGGTCATTTTGACTACCTTTGGAAAAATCCGGGTGATACAGAACTCAAGGAAAAAGTTGTGTATTTCATGGATATCCCGGAAATGGGATGGGTTGTTGCCTCGTCGAGTTACTATGAGGATTTTCAGGCTCCGCTTGAAGCCGTCAAATTCATCTTCATCGGTGCACTGCTGGTGGGGTTGTTGTTCATGGTGCCTATTTCCATGGGCATCGGTTCATTGATTACCCGCCCCTTGAATGAGCTGCAGATTGATCTGGCTCGGGCAGCTGATGGTGATTTTTCCGTACGTATGCGTCAATTTTCCAATGATGAACTTGGCATTCTGGTTCAGTATTTCAATACGTTTATGGAAAAACTCGAAGAGTATAGCAGTTCGCGTGAGAAAGAAATTGCGGTTCGTAGAGATGCAGAACAGAAACTCATTGCCATGGATAGGGCGAAAACGTTGTTTTTGGCTTCGGCTTCCCACGAACTGAGAACGCCACTGACATCAATACTCGGTTTTCTTAAGCTTATGGAAAAGAGTTTTCAAAAACAGTTTCGTTCTCATATTGAAACTTTGGCGAATGGCGAAGTGCAGGCAGAGAGGTTTGCTAGGAATTTGTCTATCGTTCGTATTGAAGCGGAGCGACTTGGGCGACTCGTCAATGATTTGCTTGATATGAGCAAGATAGAAGCCGGGAAGATGGAGTGGCGCGATCAGACTTTGTTGGTTCAGGATATCATTGTTCGCGCGGCAGAGTCGGTCGCTGGAAGGGCTGAGGCAACTCCGAAGGTGGATTTTGTCGTCAGAACTCCTGAGAGTGATGCGGCTGTAAATGTGGATGCCGACAGACTTCATCAAGTATTAATCAATCTTCTGGATAATGCCTTTAAATATACAGAATTAGGCAGTGTTACGCTGTCTGCAGTTGAGGCCGAAGGTGTTAGCCATTTTTCTGTGTGCGACACAGGTCGAGGAATTTCCGAAGATGATCGGGAAAAAATCTTTGATATTTTTTATCAGGCGCACGATGTAAATAAGCGTTCAAGCCAAGTTCTTGGAACCGGTCTCGGGCTGGCTATCTGTCAGCAGATCGTGGAACATTATGGCGGGAAGTTGAAAATGATACCCGCTGAGAGTGGTGGGAGCTGTTTTATCTTTTCAATACCGCTTTCAGACAAGGAAATCGTGTAA
- a CDS encoding BMP family lipoprotein, translating to MKRFTLLLCAALLALTIMPGQAFAKDFTIGMILVGPYNDKGYSQAQYEGGKYVEAHMDGAKLIYLDKVNPADRPGLTIPQIVDDLVEKGADLIIAGSDDMKDGILEAASMHPDKTFLHVSGDSAWDGKAPENLGNLFSKMEYSKMMAGFTAAMTTQTGKIGVVGPLVNEETRRLMSSAYLGATYAWTKVRGKDLKDLSFNVKWIGFWFNIPGVTSDPTQVAGSLFDAGYDVLISGIDTPEVVTVAKQRKAAGKNVWALPYDYEKGCEGQGDICLGVPYFNWGPGFLRVSKEVAEGTYKPGFVWESPYWADINNHDKSPVGFMPGEGMSADTQKALDAFVAELGSGKLELFTGPLNYQDGTPFLKAGEKGSDKQIWYMHQLLQGMEGISSAK from the coding sequence ATGAAACGATTTACCCTGCTGCTATGTGCGGCCCTTTTGGCATTGACTATCATGCCCGGGCAGGCCTTTGCAAAAGATTTCACCATCGGAATGATTCTGGTCGGTCCTTATAATGATAAAGGGTACAGCCAGGCTCAATATGAAGGCGGCAAATACGTCGAAGCCCACATGGACGGCGCAAAATTAATCTATCTCGACAAAGTCAATCCGGCAGATCGCCCCGGTCTGACCATCCCGCAAATCGTTGATGACCTCGTCGAAAAAGGCGCAGACCTGATCATCGCCGGTTCCGACGACATGAAAGACGGTATTCTTGAAGCCGCCTCCATGCATCCCGACAAAACTTTCCTCCATGTTTCCGGCGACTCCGCTTGGGACGGCAAGGCTCCCGAGAATCTCGGCAACCTGTTCAGCAAGATGGAATATTCCAAGATGATGGCCGGCTTCACTGCCGCCATGACCACCCAGACCGGAAAAATCGGTGTAGTTGGCCCGCTGGTCAACGAAGAAACCCGCCGCCTCATGTCTTCAGCCTACCTTGGCGCTACCTACGCATGGACCAAAGTCCGTGGTAAAGACCTGAAAGACCTTTCCTTCAACGTCAAATGGATCGGTTTCTGGTTCAACATTCCCGGCGTCACCTCTGACCCGACTCAGGTAGCAGGCTCCCTGTTCGACGCTGGCTATGACGTTCTCATTTCCGGCATCGACACTCCCGAAGTCGTCACTGTTGCCAAACAACGCAAAGCCGCAGGCAAAAACGTCTGGGCATTGCCTTACGACTACGAAAAGGGCTGCGAAGGACAGGGCGACATCTGTCTCGGCGTTCCCTATTTCAACTGGGGCCCCGGCTTCCTGCGCGTTTCCAAAGAGGTTGCTGAAGGCACATACAAACCCGGCTTCGTATGGGAATCCCCCTACTGGGCTGACATCAACAATCACGACAAATCCCCGGTTGGCTTCATGCCCGGTGAAGGCATGTCCGCCGACACCCAAAAGGCTCTGGACGCATTTGTCGCCGAACTCGGCTCCGGCAAGCTCGAACTCTTCACTGGCCCGCTCAACTATCAGGACGGCACTCCCTTCCTGAAAGCTGGCGAAAAGGGTTCTGACAAGCAAATCTGGTACATGCACCAGTTGCTCCAAGGTATGGAAGGAATCTCCTCCGCCAAATAG
- a CDS encoding ABC transporter permease: METFGLTLAAILVAGAPLVLATLGETLTEKAGIINLSLDGSILLSAMAAFVVSVTFDNPWLGLLAGMAVGAAIAGVLGVVGIYLGQSQLAIGFILTLLCRDLAYFLGHNYSRQPGPDLGLWSIPGIGNIPLIGPIFSTQSPVVYLGLVAIFVCWWWMYRTEGGMRLRAVGESPRAAFGRGIRVRLVRLYYCLAGGALVGMAGAAYSLAVKPGWGRPQGCEGAGWIALAIVIFGGWHPVRAALGAFFFAGLQVSGIYLQEVFPSIPAPVFQVAPFPMMILTLLAVNIGRMGWMQDIVRRHPFLKTFSKGWSIDAPAALGQDFDPKKGL; the protein is encoded by the coding sequence ATGGAAACTTTTGGACTGACTCTTGCCGCAATTCTAGTAGCTGGCGCACCGCTTGTTCTCGCGACACTCGGAGAAACGCTCACTGAAAAAGCAGGCATCATCAACCTGTCGCTGGACGGTTCCATTCTGCTGTCCGCCATGGCCGCCTTCGTTGTATCCGTAACATTCGACAACCCATGGCTCGGCTTGTTGGCAGGCATGGCCGTGGGTGCAGCCATAGCAGGTGTCCTCGGTGTCGTCGGCATCTACCTCGGTCAATCACAACTCGCCATCGGGTTCATTCTGACCCTGCTCTGCCGCGATTTGGCATATTTCCTCGGACACAATTACTCCCGCCAACCCGGACCAGACCTCGGCCTGTGGTCTATTCCCGGGATCGGCAACATTCCGTTAATTGGCCCGATATTCAGCACCCAATCTCCGGTAGTCTACCTCGGCCTGGTGGCAATTTTTGTCTGTTGGTGGTGGATGTATAGAACCGAAGGCGGCATGCGCCTTCGGGCTGTCGGGGAATCTCCGCGTGCAGCTTTCGGACGCGGCATTCGTGTTCGTCTGGTCAGACTCTATTACTGTCTGGCGGGTGGCGCACTTGTCGGCATGGCCGGTGCGGCATACTCACTGGCCGTCAAACCAGGATGGGGTCGTCCCCAAGGATGCGAAGGTGCGGGCTGGATTGCCCTTGCCATCGTCATCTTTGGTGGCTGGCATCCTGTTCGAGCCGCGCTTGGCGCATTCTTCTTCGCAGGATTGCAGGTGTCCGGTATCTATTTGCAAGAAGTCTTTCCGTCAATTCCGGCCCCGGTATTTCAGGTCGCCCCGTTCCCCATGATGATCCTCACCTTGCTGGCCGTAAACATCGGTCGCATGGGGTGGATGCAGGACATCGTCCGTCGCCATCCATTCCTCAAAACCTTTTCCAAAGGCTGGTCCATCGATGCTCCTGCCGCTCTCGGACAAGATTTTGACCCCAAAAAGGGTTTGTAG
- a CDS encoding ABC transporter permease: protein MNRDSLLTQFGWICAAFGLALFLTILVAWPAGAPPFETIYVLFKGGVSSMSKIGRVLAGWVPLTLCAVGLLVPFTARLWNIGVEGQVIMGAIFCTAALRPFDDGGALQIALAIGAAMLGGALWALLAGCLRVFGRVHEIFSGLGLNFVALGVTLWLIFGPWKRPGVASMSGTQPLDMSLWLPRLGKLSVSWVGLALAIAATIFVYILLYRTKWGLKMRAVGENPKAATLFSLGPRRRLLQAFMICGALAGLAGATQVLGVYHRLLPAISSNYGYTALLVGMMASFRLPLVPFICLFFAILNVGSIQLPLQLGLDSSLSGVIQGVMVLSLFIVQGLRLWLRQRKEAD from the coding sequence ATGAACCGTGATTCTCTCCTAACTCAATTCGGGTGGATCTGCGCGGCCTTCGGTCTGGCGTTATTCCTGACCATCCTCGTGGCGTGGCCTGCTGGTGCACCGCCTTTTGAAACCATTTATGTCCTGTTCAAAGGCGGCGTCAGTTCCATGTCCAAGATTGGCCGGGTTCTGGCTGGTTGGGTACCACTCACGCTGTGCGCCGTAGGATTGCTCGTCCCATTCACAGCACGACTGTGGAACATCGGCGTTGAAGGACAGGTCATCATGGGAGCCATCTTCTGTACTGCGGCTCTGCGTCCTTTCGACGACGGCGGCGCTCTTCAGATAGCCCTCGCCATTGGCGCGGCCATGCTCGGCGGCGCACTCTGGGCACTCCTTGCAGGGTGTTTGCGCGTCTTTGGCAGAGTCCATGAAATATTCTCCGGCCTCGGACTGAACTTCGTGGCTCTAGGCGTCACGCTCTGGCTCATCTTCGGCCCATGGAAACGTCCGGGCGTAGCGTCAATGTCCGGCACCCAACCGTTGGACATGTCCCTGTGGCTGCCACGGCTTGGCAAACTTTCAGTAAGCTGGGTTGGACTGGCCTTGGCTATTGCCGCCACCATTTTTGTCTATATCCTGCTTTACCGCACCAAATGGGGACTCAAAATGCGCGCCGTGGGCGAAAATCCCAAGGCTGCCACCTTGTTCTCGCTGGGACCACGCCGCCGGTTGCTTCAGGCCTTCATGATCTGCGGAGCCTTGGCCGGACTGGCCGGAGCCACTCAGGTCCTCGGCGTCTACCATCGACTGCTCCCCGCCATTTCCTCCAACTACGGGTATACAGCTCTGTTGGTCGGAATGATGGCTTCATTCCGACTGCCACTGGTCCCGTTCATCTGCCTGTTCTTTGCCATCCTGAACGTCGGCTCAATCCAGTTACCACTCCAGTTGGGACTTGACTCTTCCCTGTCTGGCGTCATTCAGGGCGTCATGGTCCTCTCCCTATTCATTGTCCAAGGGTTGAGACTCTGGCTTAGACAAAGGAAGGAGGCAGATTAA
- the torT gene encoding TMAO reductase system periplasmic protein TorT, with protein MKRSNHVVAIFTAFVSVLFWMFASFPAMASGEEIPWWPIQVKSFYGAYDVTAKKAGRASTSLNRPKLEEWLSPALADSPYVIGVCLPHFKDHYWTAVSYGIIDEAKRLGVSIRLVEAGGYGELERQQSQMRKFVKEHVDGIVLGAISYTGNDCDIAQARNAGVPVVEVVNDVHSADVSAKALVSFYEMGYFAGEYVAEHAENAGLDTVSIAFFPGPKKSGWAPETLAGFEDALRYYPGKVDILDVRYGDTGHDEQRALIEASLKAVGPAHYLVGNAVAAEVAPEVFARLKMGQETTVVGTYLTQDLYEQIRQGDVAGAPSDLMVFQGRMAVDMMIRLLNGEKAGQDFPFRSGPFIPMVTSANIDNFPFEGLFGPRGFTPALSLEKGQ; from the coding sequence TTGAAGCGATCAAACCATGTAGTAGCAATCTTCACAGCCTTTGTGAGTGTCCTTTTTTGGATGTTTGCGAGCTTTCCTGCCATGGCAAGTGGCGAAGAAATTCCATGGTGGCCCATTCAGGTTAAGAGTTTTTATGGTGCGTATGATGTTACTGCAAAGAAAGCCGGACGGGCCTCGACAAGTCTTAACCGTCCTAAACTTGAAGAGTGGCTTTCTCCAGCCCTAGCCGATTCTCCTTACGTCATTGGCGTTTGTCTTCCTCATTTTAAAGACCATTATTGGACTGCCGTAAGTTACGGCATCATCGACGAAGCTAAAAGGCTTGGTGTTTCCATTAGACTGGTGGAAGCTGGGGGGTATGGAGAACTAGAGAGACAGCAATCCCAGATGCGGAAATTTGTCAAAGAGCATGTCGATGGCATTGTCTTGGGAGCCATCAGCTACACCGGGAATGACTGTGATATTGCGCAGGCTAGAAACGCTGGTGTGCCTGTCGTGGAAGTGGTCAATGATGTCCATTCGGCAGATGTCTCGGCCAAGGCATTGGTTTCATTTTATGAAATGGGCTATTTTGCGGGTGAGTATGTCGCTGAACATGCAGAAAACGCTGGGTTGGATACCGTCTCAATTGCTTTTTTCCCCGGCCCCAAAAAATCAGGATGGGCGCCTGAAACCTTAGCCGGTTTTGAGGATGCTTTACGGTATTATCCTGGGAAAGTGGATATACTGGATGTGCGTTATGGAGATACGGGCCATGATGAACAACGTGCTTTGATTGAGGCGAGTCTCAAAGCTGTCGGTCCCGCCCATTACCTTGTAGGTAATGCCGTGGCTGCCGAAGTGGCCCCAGAAGTCTTTGCGCGGTTAAAAATGGGACAAGAGACGACTGTCGTCGGGACATATCTGACCCAGGATCTTTATGAGCAGATTCGTCAGGGTGACGTGGCTGGCGCTCCTTCTGACCTGATGGTGTTTCAGGGACGTATGGCCGTGGATATGATGATTCGTTTGCTCAATGGTGAGAAAGCCGGCCAAGATTTTCCATTTCGATCCGGGCCGTTTATTCCCATGGTGACGTCGGCCAATATCGACAATTTCCCTTTTGAAGGGTTGTTTGGTCCGCGTGGTTTTACCCCCGCTCTTTCTCTGGAAAAAGGGCAGTGA
- the greA gene encoding transcription elongation factor GreA: MDRIPISKEGHEKITQELADLKAQRPAIIQAIKEAREEGDLSENAGYDAARERQGMLEARIMYINSRMPLFDALDLNTLGGDRAIFGSTVEIEDIDTEEVRTFTLLGPDDADHKNGSISVLSPMGQAILGKEVGDEAIVDAPRGRIEYEILSVKFLGSAGLVK; encoded by the coding sequence ATGGATCGTATTCCCATTTCAAAAGAAGGGCACGAGAAGATTACCCAGGAGTTGGCCGATTTGAAGGCTCAGCGTCCGGCCATTATTCAGGCCATCAAGGAAGCGCGCGAAGAGGGAGACCTCAGCGAAAACGCCGGTTATGATGCCGCGCGTGAACGCCAGGGCATGCTTGAAGCTCGCATCATGTACATCAACTCACGCATGCCGTTGTTTGATGCACTTGACCTGAATACTCTTGGTGGAGATCGTGCCATCTTCGGTTCTACTGTGGAAATTGAAGATATCGATACCGAAGAAGTGCGTACCTTTACTTTGCTTGGGCCGGACGATGCGGATCATAAAAATGGTTCCATTTCCGTGCTGTCCCCCATGGGGCAGGCTATCCTCGGCAAGGAAGTGGGGGATGAAGCCATCGTTGACGCTCCTCGTGGTCGTATCGAGTACGAGATTTTGTCTGTTAAGTTTCTTGGCTCCGCTGGATTGGTCAAGTAA
- a CDS encoding ATP-binding cassette domain-containing protein has product MIVLNDIHKHYGRVRANDGISLTLEPGRIYALVGENGAGKSTLMRVLAGHTRPTSGTLEIGEETISHLTPTLARKKGVGMLYQDPLDFPAMPVWENFQLGAPKRSKQEVVDVIGELSYRLDACFLPDEPVSSLTVGERQLLELLRLLDLGATTLILDEPTTGITPEQKQDLFDLLMKLAREEGHTIILVTHKLSEAFEMADSIFIMRQGALVSTLEPPYDEKELVHLMFGDAADGEVEALPELPSKDTTPRLTMRDTLFAGPKYSMGNLNFTARPGECIGLAGLDGSGQELFLRGLCGLDRMPDGAFDLDNSTYRSNDFATLRKAGVQFVPADRLQMALFPALNLMEHITLAFPDKKGDLTDFYQSQCVDGFNLRAHPETQANELSGGNQQRLLLSLIPNNTKLLLMEHPTRGLDAGSARQVWNHLKTRCANGSTLIFFSPDLDEVLEHSHRVIVFYDRAIAAVVEGDDISMEVIGALMAGKSMEDIKESNS; this is encoded by the coding sequence ATGATAGTCCTCAACGACATACACAAACACTACGGCCGGGTTCGGGCCAACGACGGCATAAGCCTGACCCTCGAACCCGGCCGCATTTACGCCCTCGTGGGTGAGAATGGGGCTGGAAAGTCCACGCTCATGCGCGTGTTGGCAGGACATACCCGCCCCACATCCGGTACGCTGGAAATCGGCGAGGAGACCATCTCCCACCTCACCCCTACACTGGCACGCAAAAAGGGCGTCGGCATGCTCTATCAGGACCCGCTCGATTTCCCGGCCATGCCTGTATGGGAGAACTTCCAACTCGGTGCGCCCAAGCGTTCCAAGCAGGAAGTGGTCGATGTCATCGGCGAGCTGTCTTACCGACTGGACGCCTGTTTCCTGCCGGACGAGCCTGTCTCGTCTCTGACTGTGGGCGAACGGCAGTTATTGGAGCTTCTGCGCTTGCTCGACCTCGGAGCGACCACTCTGATTCTGGACGAACCGACCACCGGCATCACCCCGGAACAGAAACAGGACCTTTTCGATCTGCTGATGAAACTTGCTCGGGAAGAGGGGCACACCATTATTCTGGTGACGCACAAGCTTTCCGAGGCTTTCGAGATGGCGGACTCCATCTTCATCATGCGCCAAGGGGCATTAGTGTCGACCCTTGAACCGCCCTACGATGAAAAAGAACTTGTTCACCTCATGTTTGGCGACGCCGCTGACGGTGAAGTTGAGGCTTTGCCCGAACTTCCGTCTAAAGACACGACCCCTCGGCTTACAATGCGTGACACCTTGTTCGCGGGTCCCAAATATTCCATGGGCAACTTAAATTTTACGGCCCGTCCCGGTGAATGTATCGGGCTGGCGGGTTTGGACGGATCAGGGCAGGAACTCTTCCTGCGCGGCCTGTGCGGTTTGGACCGTATGCCTGACGGCGCTTTTGATCTGGACAACTCCACATACCGGTCCAACGACTTTGCAACATTGCGCAAGGCTGGAGTCCAATTTGTTCCTGCGGACCGGTTGCAAATGGCTCTGTTCCCGGCGCTGAATCTCATGGAACACATCACCCTCGCTTTCCCGGACAAAAAAGGCGACCTGACAGATTTCTATCAATCCCAATGTGTTGACGGATTCAACCTCCGTGCCCACCCCGAAACTCAAGCCAACGAACTGTCCGGCGGCAACCAGCAACGGCTCCTGCTTTCACTCATCCCCAATAACACCAAGCTGTTGCTCATGGAGCATCCCACACGCGGCCTTGATGCCGGTTCTGCACGACAGGTGTGGAACCACCTCAAAACCCGTTGTGCCAACGGCTCCACACTAATTTTCTTTTCACCAGACCTCGACGAGGTGCTGGAACACAGCCACCGGGTCATTGTTTTCTATGACAGAGCTATTGCCGCTGTGGTGGAAGGTGACGACATCTCCATGGAAGTAATCGGTGCGCTCATGGCCGGTAAAAGCATGGAAGATATCAAGGAGAGCAACTCATGA